In one window of Pseudodesulfovibrio sediminis DNA:
- a CDS encoding NAD-dependent succinate-semialdehyde dehydrogenase — MAIQSLNPATGEVLATFDEYTPEQTNDILTSTATAWKTWRTTTFAERAACLQRAATLLREQKTRLAETIALEMGKPIRQGSAEVEKCAAVCEYYAQEGEAMLAPQPVDGPGRKAYITFEPLGTVLTVMPWNYPLWQVFRIAAPSLMAGNGVVLKHASNVPQCALAIEQIFKDAGCLENIFRTLLIGARQVEAVLDHPSVFAVSLTGSEYAGQKVAAAAGARLKKTVMELGGSDPFIVMPDADLDEAVKVATHSRCGNTGQACIAAKRFIVFDTVYDAFVTRLEESMSRLVIGDPLDQATDMGPMSSTTLRAELQGQIDRCVEAGGTIRMGGATPKGPGAYYPPTIITDVPRTAAICQEEFFGPAALIFSVSSEEEALALANDTPFGLGGSIWSQDEESALAMTSEIRTGGVFVNGLVRSSLHLPFGGVGNSGYGRELGTYGIREFTNVKSVCVG; from the coding sequence ATGGCTATCCAAAGCCTGAATCCGGCTACAGGAGAAGTGCTCGCCACATTTGACGAATATACCCCTGAACAAACCAATGACATCCTGACATCCACTGCCACTGCATGGAAGACATGGCGCACGACAACGTTTGCCGAGCGTGCAGCCTGTTTGCAACGAGCAGCCACGCTGCTGCGTGAACAGAAAACCCGCCTTGCTGAAACAATCGCCCTTGAAATGGGAAAACCCATTCGTCAGGGCAGCGCAGAAGTGGAAAAGTGTGCCGCTGTCTGTGAATACTATGCGCAGGAAGGCGAAGCCATGCTTGCCCCGCAGCCGGTCGACGGGCCGGGCCGCAAGGCGTACATCACCTTCGAGCCACTGGGCACGGTCCTCACGGTCATGCCCTGGAACTACCCGCTCTGGCAGGTCTTCCGCATTGCCGCCCCCTCCCTCATGGCAGGCAACGGCGTGGTGCTCAAGCACGCCTCCAACGTTCCCCAGTGTGCCCTGGCCATCGAGCAGATCTTCAAGGATGCGGGCTGTCTCGAAAACATCTTTCGCACCCTGCTCATCGGAGCGCGTCAGGTGGAGGCCGTACTGGACCATCCGTCCGTGTTTGCCGTCAGCCTGACTGGCAGCGAATATGCCGGTCAAAAAGTCGCAGCCGCTGCCGGCGCACGCCTGAAAAAAACCGTCATGGAGCTGGGCGGCAGCGATCCTTTCATCGTGATGCCCGACGCGGACCTCGACGAAGCAGTCAAGGTCGCCACCCACTCCAGATGTGGCAACACGGGCCAGGCCTGCATCGCAGCCAAGCGTTTTATCGTCTTTGACACGGTCTATGATGCATTCGTGACCCGCCTTGAAGAGAGCATGTCCCGTCTTGTCATCGGCGACCCGCTGGACCAAGCCACGGACATGGGTCCCATGTCCTCGACAACGCTCCGCGCCGAATTGCAGGGCCAGATTGACCGTTGCGTTGAGGCTGGCGGAACCATCCGCATGGGAGGGGCCACCCCCAAAGGGCCCGGCGCCTACTATCCGCCCACCATCATTACCGATGTCCCACGCACCGCCGCCATCTGCCAGGAAGAATTTTTTGGTCCGGCAGCGCTGATTTTCAGCGTCTCGTCCGAGGAAGAGGCGCTGGCTCTGGCCAATGACACTCCCTTCGGCCTGGGCGGCTCCATCTGGTCTCAGGACGAGGAAAGCGCTCTGGCCATGACATCCGAAATCAGGACGGGCGGCGTCTTTGTGAACGGACTGGTTCGCAGCAGCCTGCACCTGCCGTTTGGCGGGGTGGGCAACTCCGGCTACGGTCGTGAGTTGGGAACCTACGGCATCCGCGAATTCACCAACGTCAAATCAGTCTGCGTCGGCTAA
- the mdoH gene encoding glucans biosynthesis glucosyltransferase MdoH, with translation MSTPSWRSATIRRRLVLTLLILIPSALASSYVGSVLPNKGSTPLELAIIIVYSVLFAWISVGFWTAILGCFTLLRRYDRFSVSHALSEPLEQDTAARTAVLFPICNEDTPRVMAGIKTTYLSLQQTPGASQFDIHILSDSSGADKWMEEEAAWADLVEELGAQNRIFYRNRKVNLKRKSGNVADFCRRHGKAYTYMAVFDADSVMSGETLNAMLHIMERRPKIGILQTAPACFGHDTLLARLQQFANRVYGPMFAAGLHFWQLGDAQYWGHNAFIRIEPFMRHCGLPRLSGKPPLGGDILSHDFVEAALMRRAGWGVWLAFDLPGSWEECPPNLLSELKRDRRWCQGNLQHLRLLFTEGLFPAHRVLFLNGAMSYASALLWFTFLMLSSGEAVLQAIVGPSYFAATRSLFPAWPVWQPLWALVLLATTGVLLFFPKLLSYMLIVIKTRRSRLFGGPFRLLLSIFIEVVFSALLAPIRMLFHSKFVCITLLGRQIGWGSQQRDDRPTTWGEAIRFHGGGALFGLLWGGVVWLYSPDFFWWIAPIVVPIIFSMPLSVITSHHGLGLWLRKKKLLLIPEEAAPEKEIRDVTRFTREMEDTPVPLALPREAGFLRTLLDPRVNGLRRALLARRGQHTGKVSNATLEQIEEKILQTGPASLSVNEKLTLLRDAGRLRRLHTMAWTKNNGSLRERWMK, from the coding sequence ATGTCTACACCTTCCTGGCGAAGTGCCACCATCAGACGCCGTCTGGTACTGACCCTGCTCATCCTGATCCCGTCAGCACTGGCGAGCTCCTATGTCGGCTCCGTCCTTCCCAACAAAGGCTCCACGCCTCTGGAACTGGCGATCATCATCGTATACTCTGTCCTGTTCGCCTGGATATCGGTCGGATTCTGGACCGCCATTCTCGGGTGCTTCACGCTGCTGCGCCGCTACGACCGTTTTTCGGTCAGCCACGCGCTGTCCGAACCGCTGGAGCAGGACACAGCCGCCCGCACAGCCGTACTCTTTCCCATCTGCAACGAAGACACCCCGCGCGTCATGGCCGGGATCAAGACCACATACCTCTCCCTGCAACAGACACCGGGCGCGTCCCAGTTCGATATCCACATCCTGAGCGACTCAAGCGGTGCGGACAAATGGATGGAAGAAGAGGCAGCCTGGGCCGATCTGGTGGAAGAGCTCGGAGCACAAAACCGCATATTCTACCGCAACCGCAAGGTGAACCTTAAACGCAAGAGCGGCAACGTGGCCGACTTCTGTCGCCGACACGGCAAGGCATACACGTACATGGCCGTGTTCGACGCGGACAGCGTCATGAGCGGCGAAACGCTGAACGCCATGCTCCACATCATGGAGCGGCGCCCGAAGATAGGCATCCTGCAAACCGCACCAGCCTGTTTCGGCCACGACACACTGCTCGCCCGTCTGCAACAGTTCGCCAACCGTGTGTACGGCCCCATGTTCGCCGCAGGCCTGCATTTCTGGCAGTTGGGCGACGCCCAATACTGGGGCCACAACGCCTTTATCCGCATTGAACCGTTCATGCGCCATTGCGGATTGCCCAGACTCTCCGGCAAACCGCCCCTTGGTGGCGACATCCTCAGCCATGACTTTGTGGAAGCCGCCCTCATGCGCCGTGCCGGATGGGGCGTATGGCTGGCCTTTGACCTGCCCGGCAGTTGGGAGGAGTGTCCGCCTAACCTGCTGTCCGAACTCAAGCGGGACCGCCGCTGGTGTCAGGGGAACCTGCAACACCTGCGCCTGCTGTTCACTGAAGGCCTGTTTCCGGCCCACCGGGTCCTGTTCCTCAACGGCGCCATGAGCTATGCCTCGGCCCTGCTGTGGTTCACGTTTCTGATGCTTTCTTCCGGCGAAGCCGTGCTTCAGGCCATTGTCGGACCGAGTTATTTCGCGGCCACCCGCTCCCTGTTCCCGGCATGGCCCGTATGGCAGCCGCTGTGGGCGCTGGTCCTGCTGGCCACGACAGGTGTCCTGCTCTTCTTCCCCAAGCTCTTGAGCTATATGCTGATTGTCATCAAGACCCGGCGATCGCGCCTGTTCGGCGGGCCGTTCAGGCTCCTGCTGAGCATCTTCATCGAGGTTGTTTTCTCGGCCCTGCTGGCCCCCATCCGCATGCTTTTTCACAGCAAGTTCGTGTGCATCACCCTTCTGGGACGGCAGATAGGCTGGGGATCGCAACAGCGGGACGACCGCCCCACGACCTGGGGAGAGGCCATCCGGTTTCATGGTGGAGGCGCGTTGTTCGGGCTGCTTTGGGGCGGCGTTGTCTGGCTCTATTCACCCGATTTTTTCTGGTGGATAGCGCCCATTGTGGTGCCCATCATTTTTTCCATGCCGCTCTCCGTCATCACCAGCCATCATGGGCTGGGCCTCTGGTTGCGCAAAAAGAAACTGTTGCTCATCCCGGAAGAAGCCGCTCCGGAAAAAGAGATCAGGGATGTCACCCGATTCACCCGGGAAATGGAAGACACGCCCGTCCCCCTTGCCCTGCCGCGTGAGGCAGGATTCCTGCGCACCCTGCTCGACCCCAGAGTGAATGGTCTTCGACGCGCGCTGCTTGCCCGACGCGGCCAACACACCGGGAAAGTATCCAATGCCACCCTTGAACAGATTGAAGAGAAAATTCTGCAGACCGGACCGGCATCACTGTCTGTCAACGAAAAGCTGACCCTGCTTCGCGATGCGGGCCGACTCCGCAGGCTCCACACCATGGCGTGGACCAAGAATAACGGCTCGCTACGCGAACGGTGGATGAAGTGA